The region GACGGCAAGCCTGCCTTTTTTGAGCAGCCGCTCGATAAATACCGTGTAGTGCTCCACCTCTGGCTCGAAGCCCAGGTCCCGATAGTCCTTGGCCAGGGTATTGAAACAGTGCGGGCAGGTCGTGACGACTTTCGTCACCCCATATCCCTTGATCAGCTCTATGTTTTCGGCGGCCAGTGTCTGGTAAAGATACTCGTTGCCGAGCTTGCGCAGCGGCTCGCCGCAGCATTTCTCTTCCTTTCCGAGGATGCCAACCTTTACCCCCGCGGCATCGCAGAGCTTGATGAAGCTTTTGGCCACGGCGATGTTGCGCTTGTCGAAGGAGGCGTAGCAGCCGACGAAATAGAGGACATCGAACTCGGTATCCTCGGCAAGGGACTTGACGCCGAGTTCCTGTGCCCAATCGCTGCGGGAAGCGTATCCCATCCCCAGTGGATTGCCGTTGACCTCGGTATGATCGACGGAGCTCATAACCTCCTGGCCAGGGAACTCCCCTCCCATGAGCACCAGGTTGCGGCGCATCTCGAGAATCTTGTTCACATGCTCGATGGATGCCGGACAGATCTCCTGGCAGGCGCGGCAGGTGGTGCAGGACCACAGGGCATCTTTCGAGACGGTCTCGATCAGGCTCCCTTCGGGATCGGAGAAAGCCGTCTCTCCGATCTGGTTCACCACCTTCATGGGGGAGAGGGGCTTGTCTGTGGCATGGGCGGGACAGCGGTCCTGGCAGCGTTTGCACTCGATGCAGGCGTCGGCGTCGAAAATATCCTTCCATGTGAGATCCGCCACCTGTGCGGCGCCGAAGCTCTCGGCCTCCTCGTCTTCGAGGTCGATGGTCGCCATCGCCCCCTTGGGACCCCGGTCGGCAAAGAAGTAATTGGCGCTGGTGGTGAAGATATGTCGGAACTTGGTGAAGGGGATGGCGACGATGAAGCCGATCACCAGGGCGAAGTGCCCCCACCAGGTCAGCGTATGGAGGGTCCGCAGGGACGGCTCGCCTATCCCGGAGAGGGCCTTGGCGAAGACGAGACCAACGGGCGACCAGGCGGCCAGCGGCGTGCCCAGTTCGGTGACGGCCATGCGTGCTCCTTCGAGGACGAAGCCGCTCATGAGGATGGCGAAGAGCAGGCCGTGCATGAGGGCATCGTCCTTCTTCGTCTCCAGCCCCGCCGGGCGCACCAGATAGCGGCGCACGAAAAGCCCGAGCATCATCACCAGGGCGAGCAGGCCGGCCAAGTCGAGGACGACGGAGAAGAGTTTGTAGAAGCTGCCTTTGAGGAATCTCACGCCGAAGATCGGATCGGCGAAGTCGGCCTGGACGACGATCAGGCAGGTGCCGATGAACAGGAGAAAGAAGCTCCAGAAGAAGAGGCTGTGCAAGCTTCCGGGTCCCTTGCCCCGAAGCACCTTTACCTGCCCCAGGGCATTCCTGACCAGCTCGACGGTGCGCGACCCGGGATCGTCGATGCGACTTAAGGGCTGGCCCTGCCTGTAGACCTTGATGCGCAGCCAGAAGCCCCGGACAAATACGGCGACCGCCATGATGGTCAGCAGGTACATGGGGACAAGTGTTCCCGCCCCGCCTCCGATGTTCCAGTAGATTTCCCGTGTGAATTCCATCCTGCACCTCTACTCCTGCGTAAGTCGGGGGCGTCCCCGGAGATCAGCCCCTGACCACGGCGGCGCCGATGACGATCCGCTGCACTTCGCTTGTTCCTTCGTAGATCTCGGTGATCTTGGCATCGCGCATCATCCGCTCCACCGGATAATCGCGGGTGTATCCGTAACCGCCGTGGATCTGCACCGCCTGGGTGGCGACCCTCATCGCCGTTTCCGAGGCGATCAGCTTGGCCATCGCCGATTCTGTGGAGTAGGAAAGCCCCGCACTGGCCCGAAAGGCGGCCTGATAAACCATCAGACGGGCCGCCTCGATTTGCGTCGTCATATCGGCAAGCATGAACTGGATTGCCTGGAAACCGGCGATCGGCTGGTCGAACTGCTTGCGCTCGCGGGCATAGGCGACGGCGGCATCCAGTGCCCCCTGGGCGATCCCCAGCGCCTGGGCGGCAATGCCGATGCGGCCTCCGTCCAGAGTTTTCATGGCGATCTTGAATCCCTTCCCTTCTTCTCCGAGGAGGTTCTCCCGGGGGATGCGGCAGTTCTCGAAAACCAGCTCCATGGTCGGTGATGAGCGGATACCCATCTTGGCCTCCTTCTTGCCGAAGGTGAAACCGGGAGCGTCCTTTTCAACGATGAAGGCGCTGATGCCGTAGTGCTTCTCGGCATTTTTGTCGGTTCGGGCGAAAACGATATAGGTTTCCGCTTCGCCGCCGTTGGTGATGAAAATCTTGGAGCCGTTCAGGACCCAGTGCTCCCCCTCCGGAACCGCCGTGGTTCGGGTGCCGCCGGCGTCGGAACCCGCGGACGGCTCGGTCAGTCCGAAGGCGCCCATCTTGCTCCCCTCAGCCAGAGGGATCAAATACTTTTGCTTCTGTTCCTCCGTGCCAAAGAGATAGATCGGGTTGGCGCCCAGAGAAAGATGCGCCGAGAGGGTCACCCCCGTGGAGGCGCAGACCCGGGAGAGTTCTTCGACGGCAATGGCGTAGCTGATGTAATCGCCCCCGGCGCCGCCGTACTCTTCGGGGAAGACGATGCCGGTCAGCCCCAGTTCGGCAAGCTTGTCGAACATCAGGGCACGGTCGAAGCGCTCCTGCTCATCGCGCTCCGCCGCCGAAGGGAGAACCTCCTTTTCGGCGAAGCCGCGCACCGTCTCACGAATCAGGTTCTGCTCTTCGGTCAATTGGAAATGCATCGCACCCTCCGCCATGTGTTGAATCTGTTTTCTTAACCCGTGCGAATCTTATATACACTTTACGTAAAAGTCAATCAGATTATAAGGATATTTAATCTTTTAACTGCATGTACGGATCAAGGGGCTTTATACATCTGGTCTCTTGACACGGAAGGGTCTTGATGGTAGGTTCGAATCAAAAAATAACGTAAAGGTAATCACATGAAAGTCAAACAGCACGAAGCCATCCAGATCGGCGAACTGGCCGAATCGCTCGGGATCACGACCCGAACCATCCGCTATTACGAGGAAATCGGCCTCATGTCCCCTCCCCAGAGGCTCGAAGGGGGTGTTCGCGTCTACAAAAAAGACGACATCACAAGACTGAAATTCATCCTCAAGCTAAAGGATCTCGGCATCACCCTCAAAGAAATGCATGAACTCGCCGACATTTACAAAGCCTACCAGGATCCTGACAAAATGATGCCGAAGCTCCTGAACATTCTTGACATGCACATCAACAACATCGATGAGAAAATCTCCAACCTCTCTTCATTGCGCAAGGAGATCGTCAATTACCGGATGAGGGTCCTGGACGTTCTTAACGAGCGAATGGCCGGACAGGAAGGATGAAATGCCCAAGGATGCCATTCAAAACTACCCTTATCCCTTTCTACCGAACACCCGGCGCACCTTCTTCTTCATCCCGCAGACAATATAGGGAGCAAGGCGTCCTTTTTCCTTGAGTATCCTCCTGAAGAGCTCTTTCCTGCTCTCCGGCGGAAGAGGCCTGGTTCTGCGTTCTGACAGGAACAGGGCTCCCCTCCTGCAGGCCGGAACGCAGGCGCCGCAGCCGAGACAGAGAGGTTCGGAGACGATGCATCCTTCGTCATTATCGGCTCCGACCGGGCCGATCGCACCGACATTACAGGCGGCAAAGCAGAGCCCGCAGCCATTGCAGAACTCCCTGTCAATCACGGCCAGGAAGGGGGTCCTGGCAACCCCCTCCGGATATCCCATCCGCATCCCCGCCAGAAGCTCGCAGCAGCACGAGCAGCAATTGCAGATGAAGGAAGGGTTTTGCCGGATATTGTCGGTGATGTGCGTCAAGTTCTTCTCTCGGGCCCGGGCGAGGACGGCCAGCAACTCCTCGGCATCCTTCTGCTCGGCGAATCCCCTGCGGACCATGAACTTCGCCGCCGTCCCCAGAGAGATGCAGATTCCATACAATGGCGCCCCTTTGCGGCAGCTGTCTCCAAGATGCTCCTTTTTGTGGCGGCAATAGCACATCCCCACCGCTCCGTAACCGGCCTGACGGATGATCTCCCTGGCACTCTCATAAGTGGTGATCTCCGAGGTCACCGGGATCTGCTCCTCATGGACCAGCGAGCGCGTCAATGGAGTCCGACTGCCGAAAAACTCCTTCGCCATCCCCTCCCGGGGATTCTCGTGCATGTACTCCTGCATCAGTTGAGCGACTTCTTTTATCGGAAGATCGGTGCGGCTCTTCATGAAGGTGAACTCGAAGAATCCGATCAGGCCTGGCATCAGAAGATAATAAGTCGCTCCCCCATAGGGGAGATCCATCACCAGTCCCTTGTCGGCCATTCGCTCGAGGATCGGCCGGAGCTGCGCATCCTCTATCTTCGTCCGGCGGGAAAGTTCGGGGAGGGTCGCCTCCTCCAGGGGAAAACGCGAGGCGACGAAAGCTTCCTCCTTGTCGAAGAGCAGGGTGAGAATCTCCCGCAGCTTCTCGCTGTCGACGAGACCGACGGGATACTTGTTCAGCCGATCGATGAGCGGAACGATGCTGCTTTTTGAGCCGATGTGATGTCCCATTTTGTCCTCCGTACTCTCTCCTCTGCCAGAAGACTTTTCAGCTGAAGCGGCTGAAATCAGGCCTTCTTCGCTCGAAAAAGGCGGCAAATGCCTCTTTCGCTTCCGGAGACGATAGCCTCTGCAGGAAGTGCCGCCCTTCCTCCGCCATAGTTTCGGCCACGGCGCGGCGGCACGCCTTCTTCAGCAGGTCCTTGGTCAGACGCACCGCAGCTGGCGGCCTCTGCGCGAGCTTCCGCGCCAGGGCGTAGGCCTGGTCGAACAGCTCTCCATCGGGAAATACCGCATTGACCAGACCGATCTCCTTCGCCCGTTCGGCCCCGAAGGGTTCGCCGAGAAGCAGCAGTTCGGCCGCTCGCTGGTACCCTGCAAGGTGCGGCAGCAGCAGACTGCAGGCCGCCTCGGGACAGAGCCCCAGGTTGACGAAGGGAAGTTCGAACCGAGCTCCTTCGCCGGCACAGACCAGGTCGCAGTGCAGCAGCATCGTGGTGCCGACTCCGACAGCAGGGCCAGAGACGGCGGCAATAATAGGTTTCTGCGCTCTGCTGATCGTCTGGAGAAAGTGAAAGACCGGGCTCTCCTCTCCGGCGGGCGGCGAATCCACGAAATCGTTGAGGTCGTTGCCGCTGGTGAAACAAGTGCCGTTCC is a window of Desulfuromonas sp. TF DNA encoding:
- a CDS encoding MerR family transcriptional regulator; this encodes MKVKQHEAIQIGELAESLGITTRTIRYYEEIGLMSPPQRLEGGVRVYKKDDITRLKFILKLKDLGITLKEMHELADIYKAYQDPDKMMPKLLNILDMHINNIDEKISNLSSLRKEIVNYRMRVLDVLNERMAGQEG
- a CDS encoding acyl-CoA dehydrogenase produces the protein MHFQLTEEQNLIRETVRGFAEKEVLPSAAERDEQERFDRALMFDKLAELGLTGIVFPEEYGGAGGDYISYAIAVEELSRVCASTGVTLSAHLSLGANPIYLFGTEEQKQKYLIPLAEGSKMGAFGLTEPSAGSDAGGTRTTAVPEGEHWVLNGSKIFITNGGEAETYIVFARTDKNAEKHYGISAFIVEKDAPGFTFGKKEAKMGIRSSPTMELVFENCRIPRENLLGEEGKGFKIAMKTLDGGRIGIAAQALGIAQGALDAAVAYARERKQFDQPIAGFQAIQFMLADMTTQIEAARLMVYQAAFRASAGLSYSTESAMAKLIASETAMRVATQAVQIHGGYGYTRDYPVERMMRDAKITEIYEGTSEVQRIVIGAAVVRG
- a CDS encoding 4Fe-4S binding protein produces the protein MGHHIGSKSSIVPLIDRLNKYPVGLVDSEKLREILTLLFDKEEAFVASRFPLEEATLPELSRRTKIEDAQLRPILERMADKGLVMDLPYGGATYYLLMPGLIGFFEFTFMKSRTDLPIKEVAQLMQEYMHENPREGMAKEFFGSRTPLTRSLVHEEQIPVTSEITTYESAREIIRQAGYGAVGMCYCRHKKEHLGDSCRKGAPLYGICISLGTAAKFMVRRGFAEQKDAEELLAVLARAREKNLTHITDNIRQNPSFICNCCSCCCELLAGMRMGYPEGVARTPFLAVIDREFCNGCGLCFAACNVGAIGPVGADNDEGCIVSEPLCLGCGACVPACRRGALFLSERRTRPLPPESRKELFRRILKEKGRLAPYIVCGMKKKVRRVFGRKG
- a CDS encoding heterodisulfide reductase-related iron-sulfur binding cluster; this encodes MEFTREIYWNIGGGAGTLVPMYLLTIMAVAVFVRGFWLRIKVYRQGQPLSRIDDPGSRTVELVRNALGQVKVLRGKGPGSLHSLFFWSFFLLFIGTCLIVVQADFADPIFGVRFLKGSFYKLFSVVLDLAGLLALVMMLGLFVRRYLVRPAGLETKKDDALMHGLLFAILMSGFVLEGARMAVTELGTPLAAWSPVGLVFAKALSGIGEPSLRTLHTLTWWGHFALVIGFIVAIPFTKFRHIFTTSANYFFADRGPKGAMATIDLEDEEAESFGAAQVADLTWKDIFDADACIECKRCQDRCPAHATDKPLSPMKVVNQIGETAFSDPEGSLIETVSKDALWSCTTCRACQEICPASIEHVNKILEMRRNLVLMGGEFPGQEVMSSVDHTEVNGNPLGMGYASRSDWAQELGVKSLAEDTEFDVLYFVGCYASFDKRNIAVAKSFIKLCDAAGVKVGILGKEEKCCGEPLRKLGNEYLYQTLAAENIELIKGYGVTKVVTTCPHCFNTLAKDYRDLGFEPEVEHYTVFIERLLKKGRLAVNSESFACTYHDSCYIGRYNNIFAAPRNLIRAAGGIIAEMAKSEKENFCCGAGGGRILAEEQLGSRISVKRVGMAAETHAPTLVSNCPFCLTMFEDGVKGADLEEALAPRDIAEILAERL
- a CDS encoding enoyl-CoA hydratase gives rise to the protein MDFVSSSPEIACVCREYILHLAIDRQAKMNALSPSMYEALAEAILHADRDPDIRVILIEGNGTCFTSGNDLNDFVDSPPAGEESPVFHFLQTISRAQKPIIAAVSGPAVGVGTTMLLHCDLVCAGEGARFELPFVNLGLCPEAACSLLLPHLAGYQRAAELLLLGEPFGAERAKEIGLVNAVFPDGELFDQAYALARKLAQRPPAAVRLTKDLLKKACRRAVAETMAEEGRHFLQRLSSPEAKEAFAAFFERRRPDFSRFS